From a region of the Lactuca sativa cultivar Salinas chromosome 4, Lsat_Salinas_v11, whole genome shotgun sequence genome:
- the LOC111917746 gene encoding 40S ribosomal protein S3-1 — translation MATQMSKKRKFVADGMLFVKLNEVLTRELAEDGYSGVEVRVTPIRTKIIIRATRTQNVLVEKGRRIRELTLLVQKRFKFPKNNVELYTERVNNRGLCDIAQAESLCYKLLGGLTVRRACYGVLRFVIVR, via the coding sequence ATGGCAACCCAAATGAGCAAAAAGCGAAAGTTTGTAGCTGATGGCATGTTATTTGTTAAACTAAATGAGGTCCTAACAAGGGAACTTGCAGAGGATGGTTACTCTGGTGTTGAGGTTAGGGTTACCCCTATCCGCACAAAGATCATCATCAGAGCCACTCGTACTCAAAACGTTCTTGTCGAGAAAGGAAGAAGAATAAGGGAGTTGACCTTACTTGTTCAGAAGCGATTCAAGTTCCCAAAAAACAATGTGGAGCTTTATACTGAAAGAGTTAACAACAGAGGGCTTTGTGACATTGCCCAGGCTGAATCTTTGTGTTACAAGCTTCTTGGAGGCCTTACTGTCCGTAGGGCTTGCTATGGTGTTCTGAGATTTGTGATTGTGAGGTGA